In Caproicibacterium amylolyticum, a genomic segment contains:
- the trxA gene encoding thioredoxin — protein sequence MSVLTITNSNYNTEVTNSDKPVLLDFWASWCGPCKMLSPVVDEIAEETADIKVGKVNVDEQPELARQFGVMSIPTLVLIKDGKIEQQSVGVKPKTEILSMIGK from the coding sequence ATGTCTGTTTTAACAATTACCAATTCCAACTACAACACCGAGGTTACAAACTCCGACAAACCTGTCCTGCTGGACTTCTGGGCCAGCTGGTGCGGACCCTGCAAGATGCTTTCGCCCGTTGTGGACGAAATTGCAGAAGAAACCGCTGATATTAAGGTCGGTAAAGTAAATGTAGATGAACAGCCGGAGCTTGCCCGTCAGTTCGGCGTAATGAGCATTCCCACGCTGGTTCTTATCAAGGACGGCAAAATAGAGCAGCAGTCTGTTGGCGTAAAGCCTAAGACCGAAATTCTCAGTATGATTGGGAAGTAA
- a CDS encoding BlaI/MecI/CopY family transcriptional regulator produces the protein MKKLPDSEFAVMQAVWAQTPPVTAGQVQNLVSEYGWKLPTVISFLKRLVEKGYLSTQKEGKERRFSPLIEQQNYLQFETQSFLKQYHGSSVASLVNTLYNGKSISDSELDDLLQWVHRKKEENDA, from the coding sequence ATGAAAAAGCTGCCGGATTCAGAATTTGCGGTGATGCAGGCAGTGTGGGCGCAGACGCCGCCGGTTACCGCCGGGCAAGTGCAGAACTTGGTGTCGGAATACGGCTGGAAACTGCCAACGGTCATTTCTTTTCTGAAGCGTCTGGTGGAAAAAGGCTATCTTAGTACGCAGAAAGAAGGCAAGGAACGCCGCTTTTCACCGCTGATAGAGCAGCAGAACTATTTACAGTTTGAAACGCAAAGTTTTTTAAAGCAATATCATGGAAGTTCTGTGGCCAGTTTGGTGAATACACTGTACAACGGCAAAAGTATTTCAGACAGCGAATTGGATGATTTGCTGCAGTGGGTGCACAGAAAAAAAGAGGAGAATGACGCATGA
- a CDS encoding M56 family metallopeptidase has translation MKTFLISSFTVAVVMLIYRMLLPWLQKKYSVRALCVVWIFLAFSLLVPVRPALPLLPAQPGTAVSVPQRPVSVTAFPIKKPHVVTVQQASERAQTQPFSPETGLMVVWLVGVAASVLYAVLRQHSFVKLVRHWSCPCENAELLTLLEECRKQVEVHSAVRLYICSAVQSPMKIGLLQPAILLPKKKYQNEQYRFFFLHELTHHKNHDLWERFLVLTVSAIHWFNPAVYLMQQSLSELQELRCDAAVLKGTNLELRCQYTQTVLEVAKDCTCRKAALTTAFASNHNGLKSRVHNAMETDVKRRGTACVACGLCAAILAGCTLVPASAGTSAAVRSVPEKPLVESAVSSWTFQPGVTKPAASSKPVLSSKPVASSASAVHIALCKPKAAAVKRQSSSVPVSAASATSSTDTKAFSKEASEPAQLSDYLKLTFSQLKKAYGPEVKYNYTSRNMINYSFYYLGSSLRFAFADTGSDMSNSKPQAAYYYNYGNNGTVTAQGGLKINLTYQQVQKVPGSKLRHSSIENDPAAWEVMLPDNIRYSYVGSENAPPAWNAVAYRISVGSAE, from the coding sequence ATGAAGACATTCTTGATTTCTTCTTTTACGGTTGCAGTGGTAATGCTGATATACCGGATGCTACTGCCGTGGCTGCAAAAGAAGTACTCGGTGCGGGCGCTGTGCGTAGTCTGGATTTTTCTGGCCTTTAGCCTGCTGGTTCCGGTGCGTCCGGCATTGCCGCTACTTCCGGCACAGCCGGGTACAGCAGTGTCTGTACCACAGCGGCCGGTGTCAGTGACTGCTTTTCCAATAAAGAAACCGCATGTGGTTACTGTACAGCAAGCGTCGGAACGTGCACAGACGCAGCCATTTTCACCGGAGACAGGGCTGATGGTAGTTTGGCTTGTTGGCGTGGCAGCGTCTGTGCTGTATGCAGTTTTGCGTCAGCACAGTTTTGTAAAGCTGGTACGGCATTGGAGCTGTCCCTGTGAAAATGCAGAGTTGCTGACGCTGCTGGAGGAGTGCCGCAAACAGGTGGAGGTACACAGTGCGGTTAGGCTTTACATCTGTTCGGCGGTACAGTCACCCATGAAAATAGGTTTGCTTCAGCCTGCTATTTTACTGCCAAAAAAGAAATATCAAAATGAACAATACCGCTTCTTTTTTCTTCACGAACTAACGCATCACAAGAATCACGACTTGTGGGAACGCTTTCTGGTGCTGACTGTTTCTGCAATCCATTGGTTTAATCCGGCTGTTTATTTGATGCAGCAGTCCTTGAGTGAACTTCAGGAGCTGCGCTGTGATGCGGCGGTATTAAAGGGGACGAATTTGGAGCTCCGCTGTCAGTACACCCAAACTGTTTTGGAAGTTGCAAAAGACTGTACCTGCAGAAAGGCTGCACTTACTACAGCGTTTGCAAGCAATCACAATGGCCTAAAAAGTCGCGTACACAATGCCATGGAAACAGATGTGAAGCGCCGTGGAACAGCGTGTGTGGCATGTGGTTTATGTGCGGCGATTCTGGCAGGCTGCACCTTGGTTCCGGCCAGTGCGGGCACAAGCGCGGCAGTGCGTTCGGTTCCGGAAAAACCGCTGGTGGAAAGTGCCGTTTCTTCTTGGACGTTTCAGCCAGGTGTGACGAAACCGGCTGCTTCCAGCAAACCGGTACTTTCCAGCAAGCCAGTGGCTTCCTCTGCGTCGGCTGTGCATATTGCTTTGTGCAAACCAAAGGCTGCCGCAGTGAAGAGGCAATCCAGCAGCGTGCCGGTTTCCGCGGCTTCTGCCACCAGCAGTACTGATACCAAAGCTTTTTCAAAGGAAGCCAGCGAGCCAGCGCAGCTGTCTGATTACCTAAAGCTGACATTTTCTCAGCTAAAAAAAGCTTATGGGCCTGAAGTAAAATACAATTACACTTCTAGAAATATGATAAATTACAGCTTTTATTATCTTGGCAGCAGCCTGCGGTTTGCTTTTGCAGATACAGGCAGTGACATGTCCAACAGCAAGCCACAGGCAGCTTACTATTATAATTACGGAAATAACGGCACAGTGACCGCGCAAGGTGGGCTGAAAATAAATTTGACATATCAGCAAGTTCAAAAGGTGCCGGGCTCTAAACTACGTCACTCCAGCATAGAAAACGACCCCGCTGCTTGGGAGGTGATGCTGCCAGATAATATTCGTTATAGCTATGTTGGCAGTGAAAACGCTCCGCCAGCTTGGAATGCCGTTGCATACAGGATTTCAGTTGGATCAGCTGAATAA